From Streptomyces durmitorensis, a single genomic window includes:
- a CDS encoding SDR family NAD(P)-dependent oxidoreductase → MPNVTPASPLRDWLAEPTAGQVLRGLLASQGQSEEALAPALGLPLEQLVKMSAGKFPPELVDVLVTAAETGQIPEGVPTAAPAPSPTGAAVPAVEPDLGVEIGAPEPWTEQVTPGRFGGRSVVVTGAASGIGKAVASRIVREGGRVIAVDISADGLAALAADLGEQLVPVTADITAPASADAVLAAAGGRVDALANVAGVMDDDAAVHEVDDTTWERVMRINVDGPMRLMRAVVPGMLAAGGGRIVNVVSEAALRGSAAGAAYTTSKHALVGLTMSSAYQYAGTGVQINAVAPGAVATGIPMPAAAPYGSSRTAKMRVAIPRLAMADELAASITFLLSRDAVNINGAILPSDGGWSAA, encoded by the coding sequence ATGCCGAACGTCACCCCCGCCTCCCCACTGCGCGACTGGCTGGCGGAGCCCACCGCCGGACAGGTGCTGCGCGGCCTGCTGGCCTCCCAGGGACAGAGCGAGGAGGCCCTGGCCCCCGCCCTCGGCCTGCCGCTGGAGCAGCTCGTGAAGATGTCCGCGGGGAAGTTCCCGCCGGAGCTCGTGGACGTGCTGGTCACCGCGGCCGAGACCGGGCAGATCCCCGAGGGCGTGCCGACGGCGGCACCGGCCCCGTCACCGACCGGTGCCGCCGTCCCTGCCGTGGAGCCCGACCTGGGCGTCGAGATCGGCGCCCCCGAGCCGTGGACCGAGCAGGTCACGCCCGGCCGCTTCGGTGGCCGGAGCGTCGTCGTCACCGGCGCCGCCTCCGGCATCGGCAAGGCCGTCGCCTCCCGCATCGTGCGCGAGGGCGGCCGCGTCATCGCCGTCGACATCTCCGCCGACGGCCTCGCGGCCCTGGCCGCCGACCTGGGCGAGCAACTCGTGCCCGTCACAGCGGACATCACCGCTCCCGCTTCCGCCGACGCCGTCCTGGCCGCCGCGGGCGGGCGCGTGGACGCCCTGGCCAACGTCGCGGGCGTGATGGACGACGACGCCGCCGTGCACGAAGTCGACGACACGACCTGGGAACGCGTCATGCGCATCAACGTCGACGGCCCGATGCGGCTGATGCGCGCCGTCGTGCCCGGCATGCTCGCCGCGGGCGGCGGCCGGATCGTCAATGTCGTCTCCGAGGCGGCCCTGCGCGGCTCGGCGGCCGGCGCCGCCTACACGACCTCCAAGCACGCCCTGGTCGGCCTGACGATGTCGTCGGCCTATCAGTACGCGGGAACAGGCGTGCAGATCAACGCCGTTGCCCCCGGCGCGGTCGCCACCGGCATCCCGATGCCCGCCGCCGCCCCCTACGGCTCGTCCCGCACGGCGAAGATGCGCGTGGCGATCCCGCGCCTGGCCATGGCCGATGAACTGGCCGCCTCGATCACGTTCCTGCTCAGCAGGGACGCGGTGAACATCAACGGCGCGATCCTGCCCTCCGACGGCGGCTGGTCGGCCGCCTGA
- a CDS encoding SMP-30/gluconolactonase/LRE family protein, producing the protein MTAHRTPHPGPALAILALGGLLALTGCGTQAAATTAASASRPEPSGEGRTIRATQIAHVTDPHEATGRTLLEGPVLAEDGDLYVVDVTAPAGEPKVLSVDLATGKSEGVYTDRTGAYTSAQISPYDGRLYLTDYTGSIVSIEPDGSDPRTFFSGEVDGSATNLDDIAFDDEGNLYVSDLHGMKPGEAKGRIVRIDRDGEKSTVLADGLAHPNGVMFDPKLHGLWISELAENTVSYLLLDADKTAVTSQHEAIHVDAGVAQTDSIAVDADGNLYQALHGRPAMAVYSPNGERLATVEIPANAAKGLESATNVAITPGGKKAYMTVSGPDGGYVFRFTALAEGIRQSNGG; encoded by the coding sequence ATGACAGCCCACCGCACACCCCACCCCGGCCCCGCCCTGGCGATCCTGGCCCTCGGCGGCCTGCTGGCCCTGACCGGATGCGGCACCCAGGCCGCCGCCACCACCGCCGCATCGGCCTCGCGCCCCGAGCCGTCCGGCGAAGGCCGCACGATTCGCGCCACCCAGATCGCGCACGTGACCGACCCTCACGAGGCCACCGGCAGGACCCTGCTGGAGGGCCCGGTCCTGGCCGAGGACGGCGACCTGTACGTCGTGGACGTCACCGCACCCGCAGGTGAGCCCAAGGTCCTCTCCGTCGACCTGGCCACCGGGAAGAGCGAGGGCGTCTACACCGACAGGACGGGCGCCTACACCTCCGCGCAGATCAGCCCGTACGACGGCCGCCTCTACCTCACCGACTACACCGGATCGATCGTCAGCATCGAGCCGGACGGCTCGGACCCGCGTACGTTCTTCTCCGGCGAGGTGGACGGCTCCGCCACGAACCTCGACGACATCGCCTTCGACGACGAGGGCAATCTGTACGTCAGTGACCTGCACGGCATGAAGCCCGGCGAGGCCAAGGGCCGCATCGTGCGCATCGACCGCGACGGCGAGAAGTCCACCGTCCTTGCCGACGGGCTCGCCCACCCCAACGGCGTGATGTTCGACCCGAAGCTGCACGGCTTGTGGATCAGTGAACTCGCCGAGAACACCGTCTCCTACCTCCTGCTCGACGCCGACAAGACCGCCGTGACCTCCCAGCACGAGGCCATCCACGTCGACGCCGGGGTGGCCCAGACCGACTCCATCGCCGTGGACGCCGACGGCAACCTCTACCAGGCGCTGCACGGCCGACCGGCCATGGCGGTCTACAGCCCGAACGGAGAGCGGCTCGCCACCGTCGAGATTCCGGCCAACGCCGCCAAGGGGCTGGAATCGGCCACCAATGTCGCGATCACCCCGGGCGGCAAGAAGGCGTACATGACCGTCAGCGGCCCCGACGGCGGGTACGTCTTCCGGTTCACCGCGCTCGCCGAGGGCATCCGCCAGTCCAACGGCGGCTGA
- a CDS encoding TetR/AcrR family transcriptional regulator, with translation MKGAGRPANQGRRVAARNRAALIAAAREVFAEQGLDAPLSAVARRAGVGQGSLYRHFADRIALASAVLDENVQQIELAADEPEADLASVLGVVTWHLTRSTAFVDLLRIRGARGDGEQARALAGRVHGVLSRCLPAGHRLSADDVMLAVAMVSGAVTGPTPEERERRALAAWSLLGIEVGPLRPVETDVDV, from the coding sequence ATGAAGGGCGCTGGCCGTCCGGCCAACCAGGGGCGGCGCGTTGCGGCCCGCAATCGTGCCGCGCTCATCGCGGCCGCCCGCGAGGTCTTCGCCGAGCAGGGTCTTGACGCGCCCCTTTCGGCCGTCGCCCGCCGCGCTGGGGTGGGACAGGGCAGTCTCTACCGGCACTTCGCCGACCGGATCGCGCTGGCCTCCGCCGTCCTGGACGAGAACGTCCAGCAGATCGAGCTGGCCGCCGACGAGCCCGAAGCCGACCTCGCGAGCGTCCTGGGCGTGGTCACCTGGCACCTGACCCGCTCGACGGCGTTCGTCGACCTGCTGCGCATACGGGGCGCGCGGGGCGACGGCGAGCAGGCCAGGGCGCTGGCCGGGCGCGTCCACGGCGTCCTGTCACGGTGCCTGCCCGCAGGCCACCGGCTGTCCGCCGACGACGTCATGCTCGCCGTAGCGATGGTCTCCGGAGCCGTCACGGGCCCCACCCCTGAGGAACGGGAACGTCGCGCTCTGGCGGCCTGGAGTCTGCTCGGCATCGAGGTGGGGCCGTTGCGGCCCGTCGAGACCGACGTCGACGTGTGA
- a CDS encoding GNAT family N-acetyltransferase, translating into MAATRYLRQGPRVAIRRLRRQDYEELSALRRESAEMLHRWLGAGELTAEAFELSLERFEQPTHEGFVICRHDTGAIVGGVNINNIVGGSLQSGSLGYTSYASTTGRGYMTEGLGLVVEFAFERLELHRLEANIQPDNTASLNLVERLGFHREGFSTAFQFINGEWRDHERWAITAQSGRTTLPA; encoded by the coding sequence ATGGCAGCCACCAGATACCTCCGGCAGGGCCCACGCGTGGCCATACGCCGCCTCCGCCGTCAGGACTACGAGGAGCTCTCCGCGCTGCGCCGGGAGAGCGCCGAGATGCTCCACCGCTGGCTGGGCGCCGGCGAGCTGACGGCGGAGGCCTTCGAACTGTCCCTTGAGCGGTTCGAGCAGCCCACCCACGAGGGCTTCGTGATCTGCCGCCACGACACCGGCGCGATCGTGGGAGGCGTCAACATCAACAACATCGTCGGGGGCAGCCTCCAGAGCGGATCCCTCGGCTACACCTCCTACGCCTCCACCACCGGCCGCGGCTACATGACGGAAGGTCTGGGGCTCGTGGTCGAGTTCGCCTTCGAACGGCTGGAACTCCACCGGTTGGAAGCGAACATCCAGCCGGACAACACCGCCTCACTCAACCTCGTCGAACGCCTGGGGTTCCACCGCGAGGGATTCTCCACCGCCTTCCAGTTCATCAACGGCGAGTGGAGGGACCACGAGCGCTGGGCGATCACCGCACAGAGCGGGCGTACTACCCTTCCAGCGTGA
- a CDS encoding ABC transporter substrate-binding protein, whose product MTISRRGLLGASAALGLLSACGSNTGRDDGGSGDGPKLSQWYHQYGEQGTEQAVKKYAAAYKKANVTVQWRPGNYDEQTAAALLTDSGPDVFEANGPSLDQIQGKQVADLTELFDGVKDDFNPAVLAPKTYDGRIWGIPQVIDMQMLYYRKSLLADAGVQPPKTLDELVDAAKKLTTKKTKGLFLGNDGGAGVLGGTPLHAAGLELVTADGKVGFDDPAAARALGKIHQLYADKSLLLGAPADWSDPSAFVQGLTAMQWSGLWALPTVQKELGDDFGVLPFPKDGAAGKPSVPVGAYAAAVSTRSKHQQAGKDFLKWLWIDSTERQEDFALAYGFHIPARISLAKKAEKLRKGAAADAVRYTTEYGHAEPLLWTPASRSAYQDALSRIIKDGANPDDELKKVVRKVSAELGRVKKTS is encoded by the coding sequence ATGACCATCAGCCGCAGAGGACTGCTCGGGGCGAGCGCGGCGTTGGGGCTGCTGAGCGCGTGTGGTTCCAACACGGGCCGGGACGACGGCGGTTCAGGGGACGGGCCGAAGCTGTCGCAGTGGTACCACCAGTACGGCGAGCAGGGCACCGAGCAGGCCGTGAAGAAGTATGCCGCCGCCTACAAGAAGGCGAACGTCACCGTCCAGTGGCGGCCCGGCAACTACGACGAACAGACCGCGGCGGCGCTCCTCACCGATTCCGGCCCCGATGTCTTCGAGGCCAACGGACCCTCCCTCGACCAGATCCAGGGCAAGCAGGTGGCCGACCTCACCGAGCTGTTCGACGGCGTCAAGGACGACTTCAACCCTGCTGTCCTCGCCCCGAAGACGTACGACGGCAGGATCTGGGGCATCCCGCAGGTCATCGACATGCAGATGCTCTACTACCGAAAGAGCCTGCTCGCCGACGCCGGTGTCCAGCCGCCCAAGACGCTGGACGAGCTCGTGGACGCCGCGAAGAAACTCACCACGAAGAAGACGAAGGGCCTGTTCCTGGGCAACGACGGCGGCGCCGGCGTCCTGGGCGGCACGCCCCTGCACGCGGCCGGCCTCGAACTCGTCACCGCCGACGGAAAGGTCGGCTTCGACGACCCGGCTGCCGCCCGCGCCCTCGGCAAGATCCACCAGCTGTACGCCGACAAGTCGCTGCTCCTGGGGGCGCCCGCCGACTGGTCGGACCCGTCGGCGTTCGTCCAGGGGCTGACCGCCATGCAGTGGTCGGGCCTGTGGGCGCTGCCGACCGTGCAGAAGGAACTGGGCGACGACTTCGGTGTCCTGCCGTTCCCGAAGGACGGAGCCGCGGGCAAGCCGTCGGTGCCGGTCGGGGCGTACGCCGCCGCGGTCAGCACCCGCAGCAAGCATCAGCAGGCCGGCAAGGACTTCCTCAAGTGGCTGTGGATCGACAGCACCGAACGCCAGGAGGACTTCGCCCTCGCGTACGGATTCCACATCCCGGCCCGCATCTCCCTGGCGAAGAAGGCCGAGAAGCTCAGGAAGGGCGCGGCTGCCGACGCCGTCCGCTACACCACGGAATACGGACATGCCGAACCCCTCCTGTGGACCCCGGCCAGCAGGAGCGCCTACCAGGACGCCCTGAGCCGCATCATCAAGGACGGCGCGAACCCGGACGACGAGCTCAAGAAGGTCGTGCGCAAGGTGTCCGCCGAGCTCGGCCGGGTGAAGAAGACGTCGTGA